A DNA window from Streptomyces canus contains the following coding sequences:
- a CDS encoding helix-turn-helix transcriptional regulator, whose amino-acid sequence MGTTAYERVLSVAVAALHERDPDRLWPLLAAELPVLCGGDALIYKLDNWDEREGTLGLSPGVTAEFVALGDEDTALLRSGYPLARHYADRPDRAPVTARRVAGRSWSASPTAQLLDDLLDVDHVLGIPLPQSTTPVTGCMVYRSGRDFTDDELRLAEQLQPLLAAVEQQRQLLRRLNTPSEEAADVALTPRETTVLLLLGDALTAVAIGRRLGISERTVHKHIANIYRKLGTHDRVSTVLHAQRLGLVPRAAAARP is encoded by the coding sequence ATGGGTACAACTGCGTATGAGCGGGTGCTGTCGGTCGCCGTGGCCGCGCTCCACGAACGCGACCCCGATCGACTGTGGCCCCTGCTGGCGGCCGAACTGCCGGTCCTGTGCGGTGGCGACGCCCTGATCTACAAGCTGGACAACTGGGACGAGCGCGAGGGCACGCTCGGTCTGTCCCCCGGTGTCACCGCGGAGTTCGTCGCGCTCGGGGACGAGGACACCGCTCTGCTGCGCTCGGGATACCCGTTGGCCCGGCACTACGCGGACCGACCCGACCGGGCGCCGGTCACGGCCCGTCGGGTGGCCGGCCGTTCCTGGTCGGCAAGCCCGACCGCGCAGCTCCTCGACGACCTCCTGGACGTCGACCATGTGCTGGGCATTCCGCTGCCGCAGTCGACCACCCCGGTCACCGGGTGCATGGTGTACCGCTCCGGGCGGGACTTCACCGACGACGAGCTGCGCCTGGCCGAGCAGTTGCAGCCTCTGCTCGCTGCCGTCGAGCAGCAGCGGCAGCTTCTGCGGCGGCTCAACACGCCTTCCGAGGAGGCGGCCGACGTGGCGCTCACGCCGCGGGAGACGACGGTGCTGCTCCTGCTCGGCGACGCCCTGACCGCCGTGGCGATCGGCCGCAGACTCGGGATATCCGAGCGTACGGTCCACAAGCACATCGCGAACATCTACCGCAAGCTCGGCACGCACGACCGCGTCAGTACGGTGCTGCACGCCCAGCGGCTCGGGCTCGTCCCTAGGGCAGCGGCGGCCCGCCCTTGA
- a CDS encoding MFS transporter encodes MALLVIASCQLMVVLDITIVNIALPDIQRSLDFSTTSLAWVVNAYTLTFGGLLLLGGRTGDILGRRRMFVFGVLLFVLASLLGGLAQNEAQLLAARALQGVGGAIASPTALSLVSTTFREGPERNRAFGVFAAVSAGGGAIGLLAGGVLVEWLNWRWVLFVNVPIGLLIAIATPRWIPESERHPGNFDITGALTATAGMVLLVYGFIRAAQEGWRDALTLASFAGAVVLLAVFVLVEKRSRQPITPLHMFADRNRAGTYGIMLCLAAAIFGMFFFLTLFTQNVLDFSPLATGFAFLPVSAVIAIGAGLASRFLPVYGPKPFMVGGAILASAGLAWLTLTDVHSTYAGSVLGPMLVFSLGMGMEFVSLTLMALSNVPNEETGAASGLLNATQQVGGSLGLSILVTMFGTASTNEAQKQVPRFLAQASPAERRLFRRTGELPGSWGDEVLTAGVSAAFVMAAIFTVLAALIAVVVIQVRPSDLERLKGGPPLP; translated from the coding sequence ATGGCCCTGCTCGTCATCGCGTCCTGTCAGCTCATGGTGGTGCTCGACATCACCATCGTGAACATAGCGCTCCCGGACATCCAGCGCTCCCTCGACTTCTCCACCACCAGCCTGGCTTGGGTGGTCAACGCGTACACCCTCACCTTCGGCGGGCTGCTGCTGCTCGGCGGCAGGACCGGCGACATCCTCGGCAGGCGCCGCATGTTCGTCTTCGGAGTACTGCTGTTCGTGCTCGCCTCGCTGCTCGGCGGGCTCGCCCAGAACGAGGCCCAACTCCTCGCCGCACGCGCCCTTCAGGGCGTCGGCGGTGCCATCGCGTCTCCGACCGCCCTCTCGCTGGTCAGTACGACCTTCCGCGAAGGCCCCGAGCGCAACCGGGCGTTCGGCGTCTTCGCCGCGGTCTCGGCGGGCGGCGGCGCGATCGGGCTGCTGGCCGGCGGGGTCCTCGTCGAGTGGCTGAACTGGCGGTGGGTGCTGTTCGTCAACGTCCCGATCGGACTGCTCATCGCGATCGCCACGCCCCGCTGGATCCCTGAGTCGGAGCGGCATCCCGGCAACTTCGACATCACCGGCGCGCTGACCGCCACGGCGGGCATGGTGCTGCTGGTGTACGGCTTCATCCGGGCCGCCCAGGAAGGCTGGCGGGACGCGCTCACGCTGGCCTCGTTCGCCGGGGCGGTCGTCCTCCTCGCGGTGTTCGTGCTGGTCGAGAAGCGTTCCCGGCAGCCGATCACCCCGCTGCACATGTTCGCCGACCGCAACCGCGCGGGCACCTACGGCATCATGTTGTGCCTCGCGGCCGCGATCTTCGGCATGTTCTTCTTCCTGACCCTCTTCACGCAGAACGTCCTGGACTTCAGCCCGCTGGCGACCGGGTTCGCGTTCCTGCCGGTCAGCGCGGTCATCGCGATCGGCGCCGGTCTCGCCTCGCGCTTCCTGCCCGTGTACGGGCCCAAGCCCTTCATGGTCGGGGGCGCGATCCTCGCGTCGGCCGGGCTGGCCTGGCTGACCCTGACCGACGTCCACTCCACCTACGCGGGCAGTGTCCTCGGGCCCATGCTCGTCTTCAGTCTCGGCATGGGCATGGAGTTCGTGTCGCTGACCCTGATGGCGCTCTCCAACGTGCCCAACGAGGAGACCGGCGCGGCCTCCGGGCTCCTCAACGCCACCCAGCAGGTGGGCGGTTCGCTCGGGCTGTCCATCCTGGTCACGATGTTCGGCACGGCCAGCACCAACGAGGCGCAGAAGCAGGTCCCGCGCTTCCTCGCCCAGGCCTCCCCGGCCGAGCGCCGCCTGTTCCGGCGCACCGGTGAGCTCCCGGGCTCCTGGGGCGACGAGGTCCTCACCGCCGGTGTCTCGGCCGCCTTCGTGATGGCCGCGATCTTCACGGTGCTCGCCGCGCTCATCGCCGTCGTGGTCATCCAGGTCCGCCCCTCCGACCTGGAACGCCTCAAGGGCGGGCCGCCGCTGCCCTAG
- a CDS encoding alpha-amylase, whose amino-acid sequence MTVIHEINTLVWLSELSSRYGRPVTLGDVPGEVWDSVALPGVDTVWLMGVWERSPAGLEIALRDEGLRASFREALPDVTDADIAGSPYCVRDYVVDASLGGPEGLATARTRLAARGLRLILDHVPNHVAPDHLWLTSSPDRLVRGTADDLARAPADFIAAGGQVYARGRDPYFPPWPDVVQLNAFSDALREATVATLVSIGDQADGVRCDMAMLLMNDTFAKTWGDRAGTAPTEDFWPYVIPRVRARHPDLLFVAEAYWDLEGALQQQGFDHCYDKRLYDRLLHESADSVRAHLGADLAHQRGLVRFLENHDEPRAAATLPGDRGRASAVAVATLPGATLWHEGQFEGRRMRPPVFLRRRPQEPLDEPLRDFYGRLLPAAAAVRRGDWRSLTPTGRADNDTHRHLLAWTWTHADARHLVVVNDSDRPARARLPLPWDDLRGRVCRATDLLTGAVYDRDGDELADCGLFVSLEGWGCHVLKW is encoded by the coding sequence ATGACGGTGATCCACGAGATCAACACCCTCGTCTGGCTGAGCGAGTTGAGCAGTCGCTACGGCCGTCCCGTCACCCTCGGCGACGTGCCCGGCGAGGTCTGGGACTCCGTCGCGCTGCCCGGCGTCGACACCGTCTGGCTGATGGGCGTGTGGGAACGCAGTCCCGCCGGACTGGAGATCGCCCTGCGTGACGAGGGACTCAGGGCCTCCTTCCGCGAGGCCCTGCCCGACGTCACCGACGCGGACATCGCCGGATCCCCGTACTGCGTGCGCGACTACGTCGTCGACGCCTCCCTCGGAGGACCCGAAGGACTGGCCACCGCCCGCACCCGACTCGCCGCACGAGGACTGCGGTTGATCCTCGACCACGTCCCCAACCACGTGGCCCCCGACCACCTTTGGCTCACGTCGAGCCCCGACCGTCTCGTACGGGGCACCGCCGACGACCTGGCCCGCGCCCCGGCGGACTTCATCGCGGCCGGGGGACAGGTCTACGCCCGCGGCCGTGACCCCTACTTCCCGCCCTGGCCGGACGTGGTCCAGCTGAACGCCTTCAGCGACGCGCTGCGCGAGGCGACCGTGGCCACCCTCGTGTCCATCGGCGACCAGGCCGACGGCGTGCGCTGCGACATGGCCATGCTGCTGATGAACGACACCTTCGCGAAGACCTGGGGAGACCGCGCGGGCACCGCCCCCACCGAGGACTTCTGGCCGTACGTCATCCCCCGCGTGCGGGCCCGCCACCCCGATCTCCTCTTCGTCGCCGAGGCCTACTGGGACCTCGAAGGGGCCCTCCAGCAGCAGGGCTTCGACCACTGCTACGACAAACGCCTCTACGACCGTCTGCTGCACGAGAGCGCCGACTCCGTCCGCGCCCACCTGGGCGCCGACCTCGCCCACCAGCGCGGTCTCGTCCGCTTCCTGGAGAACCACGACGAGCCCCGGGCCGCCGCCACCCTGCCCGGCGACCGGGGCCGGGCGTCGGCGGTGGCCGTGGCGACCCTGCCCGGCGCGACCCTCTGGCACGAGGGCCAGTTCGAGGGCCGCCGGATGCGGCCACCCGTGTTCCTGAGGCGCAGGCCGCAGGAGCCCCTCGACGAACCCCTGCGCGACTTCTACGGCCGACTGCTGCCCGCGGCTGCCGCGGTACGCAGGGGAGACTGGCGGTCGCTGACGCCGACGGGCCGGGCGGACAACGACACGCACCGACACCTGCTCGCCTGGACCTGGACGCACGCTGACGCCCGCCATCTGGTCGTCGTGAACGACTCCGACCGCCCGGCCCGGGCGAGGCTGCCGCTGCCGTGGGACGACCTGAGGGGCCGCGTGTGCCGTGCGACCGACCTGCTCACCGGGGCCGTGTACGACCGTGACGGAGACGAACTGGCCGACTGCGGTCTGTTCGTGTCCCTGGAGGGCTGGGGGTGCCACGTCCTCAAGTGGTGA
- a CDS encoding NlpC/P60 family protein, which produces MAPDRISRNGGFSLPAKRNSALATAAIASAALLSQTGNAAADEGPSHDEVSRRVTNLYDRAETDSGTYNATRAARTASSTRGRTGPATGGGRRTGGDPALDDIAKQWYGAARAKTGPTIAATLPSDRVAARPAETRRQRPSDAPSAREPKPAEGAMPELTAAPMLALPSAPETAPAALTAAPAQSPSWAPERASQNLTGTGEMPALGSPQLVTGVPEYTPRSVAGVPEYTTQPVTVAPEYTAQPVTGFPEYTPQPAAATSDYPSQPAITAPGFTTRLTAGALEYTAQPATGFPEYAPQVSAGHPEYSPQIGTGLPDHTGQLVTGLPEYTAQTTTGFTDYSGQLGTGTPEYTAQTTTGFPDYGDRLTTGIPEYAAQATPRFPEYTAQNTTGFAEYSAQPTTAHPEYSTPLTAPLATIAPPPADTVQTVPAALQNIPAIPAPRAPEPDWQAPQPAAAPSVDLPTVDPGYDSKVIQVLAFARSQIGKPCVWGAAGPGSYDNSGLTQAAWKVAGVSLPRTTLGQASTGTAVSLYAMQPGDLVFFHDDFSHVGLCTGNGMMIHAPGPGASIREESIYPTGESIIRGAIRPV; this is translated from the coding sequence ATGGCGCCGGATCGAATTTCGCGCAATGGAGGGTTCAGCCTCCCGGCCAAGCGCAACTCCGCACTCGCGACGGCCGCCATCGCTTCCGCGGCCCTCCTCTCGCAGACCGGGAACGCCGCCGCGGACGAGGGGCCGAGCCACGACGAGGTGAGCCGACGGGTCACCAATCTCTACGACCGGGCCGAGACCGACTCCGGTACGTACAACGCCACGCGCGCGGCCCGAACGGCCTCCAGCACCCGCGGCCGTACCGGTCCGGCGACCGGCGGCGGGCGCAGGACCGGCGGCGATCCCGCCCTCGACGACATCGCCAAGCAGTGGTACGGCGCGGCCCGCGCGAAGACGGGCCCGACGATCGCGGCGACCCTGCCCTCCGACCGCGTTGCCGCCCGCCCTGCCGAGACACGTCGCCAGCGCCCGTCGGACGCTCCCTCGGCACGCGAACCGAAGCCGGCCGAAGGCGCCATGCCGGAACTGACCGCCGCGCCCATGCTCGCCCTGCCGAGCGCACCGGAGACGGCACCGGCCGCGCTCACCGCCGCGCCGGCCCAGTCACCTTCGTGGGCACCGGAACGGGCCTCGCAGAACCTCACCGGCACCGGCGAAATGCCCGCCTTGGGCAGCCCCCAACTCGTCACCGGGGTGCCTGAGTACACGCCGCGATCCGTCGCCGGGGTCCCCGAGTACACCACCCAGCCTGTGACCGTGGCTCCCGAGTACACCGCCCAGCCCGTCACCGGCTTCCCGGAGTACACCCCGCAACCGGCCGCCGCGACCTCCGATTACCCCTCGCAACCGGCCATCACGGCCCCCGGCTTCACCACGCGACTCACTGCTGGGGCCCTCGAGTACACCGCCCAACCCGCCACCGGCTTCCCGGAGTACGCCCCGCAGGTCAGCGCGGGACACCCCGAGTACAGCCCGCAGATCGGCACAGGGCTCCCCGACCACACCGGGCAACTCGTCACGGGACTGCCCGAGTACACCGCACAAACCACCACCGGGTTCACGGACTACAGCGGCCAACTCGGCACCGGGACACCTGAATACACCGCACAGACGACCACGGGCTTCCCGGACTACGGCGACCGACTCACCACCGGCATACCCGAATACGCCGCACAGGCCACCCCGAGATTCCCCGAGTACACCGCACAGAACACCACAGGCTTCGCCGAGTACTCCGCGCAACCCACCACGGCTCACCCCGAGTACTCCACACCCCTCACCGCGCCCCTCGCGACGATCGCACCCCCGCCGGCCGACACCGTCCAGACCGTCCCGGCCGCCCTCCAGAACATCCCGGCCATCCCGGCCCCCCGCGCCCCCGAACCGGACTGGCAGGCACCCCAGCCCGCCGCGGCCCCCAGCGTCGACCTCCCCACCGTCGACCCCGGTTACGACTCAAAGGTCATCCAGGTGCTCGCCTTCGCCCGCTCCCAGATCGGCAAACCCTGCGTCTGGGGCGCGGCGGGCCCGGGTTCGTACGACAACTCCGGCCTCACCCAGGCCGCCTGGAAGGTCGCCGGCGTCTCCCTCCCCCGCACCACCCTCGGCCAGGCGAGCACCGGCACGGCGGTATCGCTGTACGCCATGCAACCCGGCGACCTCGTCTTCTTCCACGACGACTTCAGCCACGTGGGCCTGTGCACCGGCAACGGCATGATGATCCACGCGCCGGGCCCGGGCGCGTCCATCCGCGAGGAGTCGATCTACCCGACCGGCGAGTCGATCATCCGCGGCGCGATACGGCCCGTCTGA
- a CDS encoding glycosyl hydrolase 115 family protein, with amino-acid sequence MAAVGAAPFLPGLIPSSAQAAASDRPAFPLAAGGTAVGIFVDAADDPAVVRAAGDLQSDVERVSGARPDLLRTLPRTAPLLVLVGTLGASPAIDRLVAQGRLDVSRVKGRWEASVTQVIERPLPGVDRALVIAGSDRRGTVYGIYDTSERIGVSPWYWWADVPVERRDTVTVPAGRFERREPSVRYRGVFINDEQNLTTWSHRTQETDKNIGPETYQRVFELLLRLKANYLWPAMHPYSDFFNKYRENPELADRYGIVVGSSHPEALLRNGVHEWEPWIAEHPNADGSAPVYDYTVNPAVISDYWRARARQNAAYESSWTLGMRGLHDTALETKYATTIPEKVVVMNDIIADQRRILAEEVGAAAEPQIFIPYKEVLDLYNAGVQVPDDVTLIWPDDNHGNMRQLPNEAERARPGGNGIYYHLSYWGRPKSYLWLDTTQVAKVWQELRRVYEYGTDRMWIFNVGDVKSIETGLSFAMDMAWDVDRWEADEVEGFLAEWAGRQFGRRHAREIAAIRTEYYRLAGELRPEFIAAGLVSVVHHGDEAGRRMAAYDRLLARVRAVAAELPDAYRDAFYELVEYPVHGAYLMNLKYYWADRNALAAQQGRGAGTNRFADLALAAHTAEAALTSRYNTEVAGGKWDGFINPYPSQIPKAPGRPTVTRVTRQETGGLGVAAEGNETGAGRPLSFSSYTRDRRFVDVFNTGFLPLDWAAEASHPWVRLSTAGGSLTEQRRVWVEIDWERAPEGAQEATVAFTGAGQRFDVPLRVVNGRRRARGFVEAHGYVSIDAAHADRRVGRGGCRWRTVRGLGRRTGAVEAVPSTAAPITGDLTSRAPELRYRVRFGSTGTFPVTVFRLPSLDERGQRRLAVGLDDQPVTVLSGQAVATGNRGDAWARQVEDGVERLTATVTVTEAGEHVLRLFMVDPAIAVDQIVIDTGGLPATYLAPPESYHPVFNPEPAPGPALEAPDQ; translated from the coding sequence ATGGCCGCCGTCGGCGCGGCCCCCTTCCTCCCCGGCCTGATCCCGAGCAGCGCCCAGGCGGCCGCCTCGGACCGCCCCGCCTTCCCGCTGGCGGCGGGAGGCACGGCCGTCGGCATCTTCGTGGACGCGGCGGACGACCCCGCCGTCGTCCGCGCCGCCGGCGACCTCCAGTCGGACGTCGAACGGGTCTCCGGGGCGAGACCCGACCTGCTGCGCACACTGCCGCGGACCGCCCCCCTGCTCGTCCTGGTGGGCACCCTCGGCGCGAGCCCCGCCATCGACCGCCTCGTCGCGCAGGGCCGCCTGGACGTCTCCCGGGTGAAGGGCCGTTGGGAGGCGTCCGTGACGCAGGTGATCGAGCGTCCGCTGCCCGGCGTCGACCGCGCCCTGGTGATCGCGGGCAGCGACCGGCGCGGCACGGTCTACGGGATCTACGACACCTCCGAACGCATCGGCGTCTCTCCCTGGTACTGGTGGGCGGACGTCCCCGTCGAGCGCCGGGACACCGTGACGGTCCCCGCCGGCCGCTTCGAGCGCCGGGAGCCGTCCGTCCGCTACCGGGGCGTCTTCATCAACGACGAGCAGAATCTGACCACTTGGTCCCACCGCACCCAGGAGACCGACAAGAACATCGGACCCGAGACGTACCAGCGCGTCTTCGAGCTGCTGCTGCGCCTGAAGGCCAACTACCTGTGGCCGGCGATGCATCCGTACTCCGACTTCTTCAACAAGTACCGGGAGAACCCCGAACTGGCCGACCGCTACGGCATCGTCGTCGGCTCCAGCCACCCCGAGGCCCTGCTCCGCAACGGAGTCCACGAATGGGAACCGTGGATCGCCGAACACCCGAACGCCGACGGCAGTGCGCCGGTCTACGACTACACGGTCAATCCGGCTGTCATCTCCGACTACTGGAGGGCGCGGGCGAGACAGAACGCCGCGTACGAGAGCAGCTGGACCCTCGGCATGCGCGGCCTGCACGACACTGCGTTGGAGACGAAGTACGCCACCACGATCCCGGAGAAGGTCGTGGTGATGAACGACATCATCGCCGACCAGCGCCGGATCCTCGCCGAAGAGGTCGGCGCCGCCGCCGAGCCGCAGATCTTCATCCCGTACAAGGAGGTCCTGGACCTCTACAACGCGGGTGTCCAGGTCCCCGACGACGTCACGCTGATCTGGCCGGACGACAACCACGGCAACATGCGCCAGCTGCCGAACGAGGCGGAGCGGGCGCGGCCGGGCGGCAACGGGATCTACTACCACCTCTCCTACTGGGGCCGTCCGAAGAGCTACCTGTGGCTGGACACGACCCAAGTGGCCAAGGTCTGGCAGGAGTTGCGGCGGGTCTACGAGTACGGCACCGACCGCATGTGGATCTTCAACGTCGGTGACGTCAAGTCGATCGAGACGGGCCTGTCCTTCGCGATGGACATGGCCTGGGACGTGGACCGCTGGGAGGCCGACGAGGTCGAGGGCTTCCTGGCGGAGTGGGCCGGGAGGCAGTTCGGGCGACGCCATGCCAGGGAGATCGCCGCGATCCGCACCGAGTACTACCGGCTCGCCGGGGAGCTGCGCCCCGAGTTCATCGCCGCGGGCCTCGTCTCCGTCGTCCACCACGGCGACGAGGCCGGGCGCCGGATGGCGGCGTACGACCGACTTCTCGCGCGCGTCCGGGCGGTGGCCGCCGAGCTGCCCGACGCCTATCGGGACGCCTTCTACGAACTGGTCGAATATCCGGTCCACGGCGCGTACTTGATGAACCTCAAGTACTACTGGGCGGACCGCAACGCGCTCGCCGCCCAGCAGGGCCGTGGAGCCGGCACGAACCGCTTCGCGGACCTCGCGCTCGCCGCACACACGGCGGAGGCGGCTCTCACCAGCCGGTACAACACCGAGGTGGCGGGCGGAAAATGGGACGGGTTCATCAATCCGTACCCGTCCCAGATCCCGAAGGCGCCGGGGCGCCCGACCGTCACCAGGGTGACCCGGCAGGAGACCGGCGGGCTCGGGGTGGCGGCCGAGGGGAACGAGACCGGGGCCGGCCGACCGCTGTCGTTCTCCTCGTACACCCGCGACCGGCGCTTCGTCGACGTCTTCAACACCGGGTTCCTGCCGTTGGACTGGGCGGCCGAGGCCAGTCACCCGTGGGTGAGGCTGAGCACGGCCGGTGGTTCGCTCACCGAGCAGCGGCGGGTGTGGGTGGAGATCGACTGGGAGCGCGCGCCCGAGGGTGCGCAGGAGGCCACGGTCGCCTTCACCGGCGCGGGGCAGCGCTTCGACGTGCCGCTGCGGGTGGTCAACGGCCGCCGACGGGCCCGTGGCTTCGTCGAGGCCCACGGTTACGTGTCGATCGACGCGGCGCACGCCGACCGGAGGGTGGGCCGAGGCGGTTGCCGCTGGCGGACCGTGCGGGGCCTCGGACGTCGTACGGGAGCCGTCGAGGCCGTTCCTTCCACGGCGGCTCCGATCACCGGTGACCTCACCTCCCGGGCACCGGAGTTGCGGTACCGGGTGCGGTTCGGCAGCACCGGCACCTTTCCCGTCACGGTCTTCCGGCTGCCCTCGCTGGACGAGCGCGGGCAGCGGCGGCTGGCCGTCGGGCTCGACGACCAGCCGGTGACCGTCCTGTCCGGGCAGGCCGTCGCGACCGGCAACCGGGGGGACGCCTGGGCCCGCCAGGTGGAGGACGGCGTCGAGCGACTGACCGCCACCGTGACGGTCACCGAGGCAGGGGAGCATGTGCTGCGGCTCTTCATGGTCGATCCGGCGATCGCGGTGGACCAGATCGTGATCGACACGGGCGGCCTGCCCGCCACCTACCTCGCGCCGCCGGAGAGCTACCACCCGGTGTTCAACCCGGAGCCCGCGCCGGGCCCGGCTCTGGAGGCGCCGGACCAGTAG